From the genome of Polyangiaceae bacterium, one region includes:
- a CDS encoding DEAD/DEAH box helicase translates to MPPPPWKQPVGVDAVVSQWIASGDVRPCLTADHELPASEGKYRSIPADLPEPLRRALASRGIEKLYSHQAEALEEAKRGKHVVVATPTASGKSLCFHLPVIQALMADPDASAIYLYPTKALSRDQEAGVQKLVRDAGLTIPAIVYDGDTPGDARRAARERCPIVMTNPDMLHSGILPHHAHWARTFQRLRYVVIDELHTYRGVFGSHVAHVLTRLVRAARFHGANPVFLCATATIGNPAEHAAKLLDVGQDELVVIGESGAPRGARRLFMYNPPVVNAELGVRASTLKSAVRLAVDLIGAKVPTIVFGQSRNSVEIMLKYLRDRVGDQVGPDAIMGYRGGYLPETRRRVERGLREGEILCVVATNALELGIDIGELDAVVCAGYPGSIAATWQRFGRAGRRGGTSIAVMIANSTALDQYLAQNPEYLLRGEVEQARIDPENTEVLIQHLKCAAFELPFMRGESYREMPPGDTSEALQFLAKHGVVHESQDKFHWATDAYPANHVSLRTVGWDNFVIVDRVEGKVLAELDWRSTHTMLHEQAIYQHDGEQYQVEKLDYENHKAFVAKVEPDYFTTAMTNRKVTVIEENSRGTLGRANIGYGEVSIVEKIVGYKKIKFHTHENTGYGDVRLPDMQMHTTSFWLTVPEAICLEMGMGRAAAIEGMRGIGKALETVATLALMCDPRDIGQTLGDGGDESGELPPRASGGAHAGFDPTIFLFDNVPGGVGLAERIYERVHELLSRTRQLVSRCSCPSGCPMCVGATSSEAIRKKAALGLLNRIFDA, encoded by the coding sequence ATGCCGCCGCCGCCTTGGAAGCAGCCCGTAGGCGTGGATGCCGTCGTTTCGCAGTGGATCGCATCGGGCGACGTCCGCCCATGCCTCACCGCCGATCACGAGCTTCCCGCGTCCGAAGGCAAATACCGAAGCATTCCAGCCGACTTGCCCGAACCGCTGCGTCGTGCGCTCGCATCCCGCGGAATCGAAAAGCTCTACTCGCATCAAGCCGAAGCGCTCGAAGAAGCCAAGCGCGGCAAGCACGTCGTGGTAGCAACTCCCACCGCGAGCGGCAAAAGCCTCTGTTTTCACCTGCCTGTCATCCAAGCCTTGATGGCCGATCCGGATGCGAGCGCCATCTACCTTTACCCGACAAAAGCCTTGTCGCGCGATCAAGAGGCGGGCGTTCAAAAGCTCGTGCGCGATGCGGGCCTGACCATCCCGGCCATCGTGTACGACGGGGACACGCCGGGGGACGCGAGGCGCGCTGCGCGTGAGCGATGTCCGATTGTCATGACGAACCCGGACATGCTCCATTCGGGTATCCTCCCGCATCATGCGCATTGGGCGCGCACGTTTCAGCGGCTTCGTTACGTGGTCATCGACGAGCTGCACACGTACCGCGGCGTTTTCGGTTCGCACGTAGCGCATGTGCTGACGCGTCTCGTGCGTGCGGCGAGGTTTCACGGAGCAAACCCCGTTTTTCTTTGCGCAACGGCCACCATCGGCAACCCCGCTGAACACGCCGCCAAGTTACTCGACGTTGGTCAAGACGAACTCGTCGTCATCGGCGAATCCGGGGCCCCTCGCGGTGCACGAAGGCTGTTCATGTACAACCCGCCCGTGGTCAACGCCGAGCTTGGGGTACGCGCGAGCACGCTGAAAAGCGCCGTGCGTCTCGCGGTGGATCTCATCGGCGCCAAGGTGCCCACGATCGTCTTCGGCCAATCGCGGAACTCGGTCGAGATCATGCTCAAGTACCTTCGCGATCGCGTGGGCGATCAAGTGGGTCCGGACGCGATCATGGGTTATCGCGGCGGCTACTTGCCGGAAACGCGCCGGCGAGTCGAACGCGGGCTACGCGAAGGCGAAATCCTTTGTGTGGTCGCGACAAACGCGCTCGAGCTCGGCATCGACATCGGCGAGCTCGATGCGGTCGTCTGTGCCGGTTATCCCGGCAGCATCGCAGCGACGTGGCAAAGGTTTGGCCGAGCGGGTCGGCGCGGAGGCACGAGCATCGCCGTGATGATCGCCAACAGCACGGCGCTCGATCAGTACCTCGCGCAGAACCCGGAATACCTCTTGCGCGGCGAAGTCGAGCAAGCGCGTATCGATCCGGAGAACACCGAAGTCCTCATCCAGCACTTGAAATGCGCAGCGTTCGAGCTGCCTTTCATGCGGGGCGAGAGTTATCGCGAGATGCCGCCGGGGGACACGAGCGAAGCTTTGCAGTTCCTCGCCAAACACGGCGTCGTTCACGAATCACAGGACAAATTTCACTGGGCGACCGATGCGTACCCGGCCAACCACGTGAGTCTTCGGACCGTGGGTTGGGACAATTTTGTCATCGTCGATCGCGTCGAAGGGAAGGTTTTGGCGGAGCTCGATTGGCGTTCGACGCACACGATGCTGCACGAGCAAGCCATTTATCAGCACGATGGCGAGCAGTACCAAGTGGAGAAGCTCGACTACGAGAACCACAAGGCGTTCGTCGCGAAGGTCGAGCCGGACTACTTCACGACGGCCATGACAAACCGCAAGGTTACGGTCATCGAGGAAAACTCACGCGGCACGCTTGGTAGGGCGAACATTGGGTACGGCGAGGTGAGCATCGTCGAGAAGATCGTGGGCTACAAGAAGATCAAGTTTCACACGCACGAGAACACGGGGTACGGGGACGTGCGTTTGCCAGACATGCAGATGCACACGACGAGTTTTTGGCTCACGGTGCCCGAGGCGATTTGTCTCGAAATGGGCATGGGTCGAGCTGCGGCGATCGAGGGCATGCGCGGCATTGGAAAAGCGCTCGAAACTGTCGCGACGCTGGCGCTCATGTGCGACCCGCGGGACATCGGACAAACCTTGGGGGACGGCGGAGACGAGAGCGGCGAGCTACCGCCTCGAGCATCTGGAGGCGCGCACGCTGGGTTTGACCCGACGATCTTCCTCTTCGACAACGTTCCTGGAGGCGTGGGTTTGGCCGAGCGCATCTACGAACGAGTGCACGAGCTCCTTTCGCGCACGCGTCAGCTCGTTTCGCGTTGCTCGTGTCCGTCGGGTTGCCCCATGTGCGTCGGTGCGACGAGCTCCGAAGCGATTCGCAAGAAGGCCGCGCTGGGGCTCTTGAATCGAATCTTCGATGCGTAG
- the lspA gene encoding signal peptidase II, producing MTSGSDRPDENAAETDASDGYRPSIALLVTVTAISAAADLASKWWAKAMLSGADRTRPRSITVIPNHFDFIYTLNPGGAWSFLRGLPENLRRPFFLFVSSAAIVFIIAVYRRLHPDQWAMRWGLPLALGGAIGNLVDRIRYGSVIDFIDWYMMYKGREVHWPTFNVADIAIVAGVLLMALDTFSGRKGHVSTETPPKGPGNTPELSNADGNSTIQSTVIEPAGGVLEPMPKE from the coding sequence ATGACTTCCGGCTCGGATCGTCCCGACGAAAACGCTGCAGAGACCGATGCGTCCGATGGATACCGGCCGTCCATTGCGCTGCTTGTGACCGTGACGGCGATTTCGGCGGCAGCGGATCTTGCTTCCAAGTGGTGGGCCAAGGCGATGCTGAGCGGGGCGGATAGGACGAGACCGCGAAGCATCACGGTGATCCCGAATCATTTCGACTTCATCTACACGCTCAATCCGGGGGGAGCGTGGAGCTTTTTGCGTGGTTTGCCGGAAAATTTGCGCCGTCCGTTTTTTCTGTTCGTTTCTTCAGCCGCGATCGTTTTCATCATTGCCGTCTATCGGCGCCTTCATCCCGATCAATGGGCGATGCGTTGGGGTTTGCCCCTCGCCCTCGGAGGTGCCATCGGCAACCTGGTCGATCGCATTCGTTACGGCTCGGTCATCGACTTCATCGACTGGTACATGATGTACAAGGGTCGGGAGGTTCATTGGCCGACGTTCAACGTCGCAGACATCGCGATCGTGGCTGGTGTGCTGCTGATGGCACTCGATACGTTCTCCGGGCGCAAGGGACACGTATCGACCGAAACGCCCCCGAAAGGACCGGGGAATACGCCCGAGCTTTCAAACGCTGACGGCAACTCGACGATACAATCGACGGTCATTGAACCGGCTGGCGGCGTATTGGAGCCGATGCCAAAAGAGTAG